In Candidatus Fusobacterium pullicola, a genomic segment contains:
- a CDS encoding DUF3343 domain-containing protein, which produces MMEKERFLLLIADSTHFIMKLEKNLQNYGIWCRIIPLPREISAGCGLSIRAELSDLDRIDEILKESDIKIERYIVEKLGLKKSFEKL; this is translated from the coding sequence ATAATGGAAAAGGAGAGATTTTTACTTTTAATTGCAGATTCTACTCATTTTATAATGAAATTAGAAAAAAACTTGCAAAATTATGGAATTTGGTGTAGAATAATACCGTTACCTAGAGAGATAAGTGCTGGGTGTGGTCTTTCTATTAGAGCTGAGCTATCTGATTTAGATAGGATAGATGAGATATTAAAAGAGAGTGATATTAAAATTGAGAGATATATAGTAGAAAAACTTGGTTTAAAAAAGAGTTTTGAAAAGCTATAA
- the yedF gene encoding sulfurtransferase-like selenium metabolism protein YedF: MIKVDATGQVCPVPIIMTKNALKDIDEGQVEVSVDNKISLENLEKMSKEMGYDYTVQESGEIFKIIINKVGENLENKKDEENIVVVIDSLHMGKGDPELGRILMKGFIYTLSEMEKLPKTILFYNEGVKLVIDGAESLQDLKSLEKRGVEILACGTCLNFYGVTEKLSVGSVTNMYTIIERQLNATKVIKP; encoded by the coding sequence ATGATAAAAGTAGATGCTACAGGACAAGTTTGCCCAGTACCAATTATTATGACAAAAAATGCTTTAAAGGATATAGATGAGGGGCAGGTAGAGGTATCTGTTGATAATAAAATATCTCTAGAAAATCTTGAGAAGATGTCAAAGGAGATGGGATATGATTATACTGTCCAAGAGAGTGGAGAGATTTTCAAAATTATAATAAATAAAGTTGGAGAAAATTTAGAGAATAAAAAAGATGAGGAAAATATAGTTGTAGTAATAGATTCTCTACATATGGGAAAAGGGGATCCTGAATTAGGAAGAATTCTTATGAAAGGATTTATTTATACACTATCAGAAATGGAAAAATTACCTAAAACTATACTTTTCTATAACGAGGGAGTAAAACTAGTTATTGATGGAGCAGAGAGCTTACAAGATTTAAAATCTTTAGAGAAAAGAGGAGTGGAGATTTTAGCCTGTGGAACTTGCTTAAATTTTTATGGAGTGACAGAAAAGTTAAGTGTTGGATCTGTAACTAATATGTATACAATTATAGAGAGACAGTTAAATGCTACTAAGGTGATTAAACCATAA